A single Corallococcus silvisoli DNA region contains:
- the tmk gene encoding dTMP kinase produces MFIDFEGIDGSGKTTLSNLLAARLKRLGYKVAHAREGGELQSPTARRIRELTRDARLLEMGPRAEFFLNLARDAQQLEEVIAPALRRGDVCISDRYLYSQLALTGGGRGVKEEALWSACELASQGLWPDLVVLVDVDPDLARLRKRLGKVQSGKTHDTDSRKGLAGAGLAVRVREAFLAQARRDPARWIILENNDQPLRVLEQRLVDAVVARLEGREQPVQRLVPAPTPPPPGVASVDDVEARFFHALDGLEVREPQLAVWLLNGIPGVPAHQRRLAYAERFPGLVARSLMGLDDETAWTLRDVLSASVPVDVAEGLGFVASPRSHALRQRLYAQAPEAVLEGLKRQDSPASWALRERGLKDGHLGAVLLGLLGVDGEESWVVREAGMQRKRYAEVARSLGGLATERADALREALLKHDRLAVLRSTTGLETPVAVGLREQLEKGALKLVLRSLTGVDSPRAWAMRERGAKLTKEALDSVDGMADPRAWKLRAQSAGRWPATVVSSMRGLPLVAETRALLDRVLAEQAGKLPVLRNAYAVVAQARALEQAQRATRPLLESSDADEGRREV; encoded by the coding sequence GTGTTCATCGACTTCGAAGGCATTGACGGCAGCGGCAAGACGACGCTCTCCAACCTGCTCGCCGCGAGGCTGAAGCGGCTGGGTTACAAGGTGGCGCACGCGCGCGAGGGTGGCGAGCTGCAGTCGCCCACGGCCCGGCGCATCCGCGAGCTGACCCGCGACGCGCGGCTGTTGGAGATGGGCCCGCGCGCGGAGTTCTTCCTCAACCTGGCCCGCGACGCGCAGCAGTTGGAGGAGGTCATCGCGCCGGCGCTGCGAAGGGGCGACGTGTGCATCTCCGACCGGTACCTCTACTCGCAGCTGGCGCTGACGGGGGGAGGCCGGGGTGTGAAGGAGGAGGCGCTGTGGTCCGCGTGCGAGCTGGCATCGCAGGGGCTGTGGCCGGACCTGGTCGTCCTGGTGGACGTCGACCCCGACCTGGCGCGCCTGCGCAAGCGGCTGGGCAAGGTGCAGAGCGGGAAGACCCACGACACGGACAGCCGCAAGGGACTGGCGGGCGCGGGGCTGGCGGTGCGCGTGCGCGAGGCGTTCCTGGCCCAGGCCCGGAGGGACCCCGCGCGGTGGATCATCCTGGAGAACAATGATCAGCCGCTGCGCGTGCTGGAGCAGCGGCTGGTGGACGCCGTGGTCGCGAGGCTGGAGGGGCGTGAGCAGCCGGTGCAGCGGCTGGTGCCCGCCCCCACGCCGCCGCCGCCAGGGGTGGCGTCGGTGGACGACGTGGAGGCGCGCTTCTTCCATGCGCTGGATGGGCTGGAGGTGCGCGAGCCGCAGCTGGCGGTGTGGTTGCTCAACGGCATCCCGGGCGTTCCCGCGCACCAGCGCAGGCTGGCGTACGCGGAGCGGTTCCCGGGGCTGGTGGCGCGAAGCCTGATGGGACTGGATGACGAGACGGCGTGGACGCTGCGCGACGTGCTGTCCGCGAGCGTGCCGGTGGATGTCGCGGAGGGGCTGGGCTTCGTCGCCTCGCCGCGTTCGCACGCGCTCCGTCAGCGGCTGTATGCGCAGGCGCCAGAGGCCGTGCTGGAGGGACTGAAGCGACAGGACTCACCCGCGTCGTGGGCGCTGCGCGAGCGGGGCCTGAAGGACGGCCATCTAGGCGCGGTGCTCCTGGGACTCCTGGGAGTAGACGGTGAGGAGTCGTGGGTGGTGCGCGAGGCGGGCATGCAGCGGAAGCGCTACGCCGAGGTCGCGCGAAGCCTCGGGGGACTGGCCACGGAGCGCGCGGACGCGCTGCGCGAGGCGTTGCTCAAGCATGACCGGCTGGCGGTGTTGAGGAGCACCACGGGGCTGGAGACGCCGGTGGCGGTGGGACTGCGCGAACAGTTGGAGAAGGGGGCGCTGAAGCTGGTGCTGCGTTCGCTCACCGGGGTGGACTCGCCGCGCGCCTGGGCGATGCGCGAGCGGGGCGCGAAGCTCACGAAGGAGGCGCTGGACTCCGTGGATGGCATGGCGGATCCGCGCGCATGGAAGCTGCGGGCGCAGTCGGCGGGTCGGTGGCCAGCGACGGTGGTGTCCTCGATGCGCGGGCTGCCGCTGGTGGCGGAGACGCGGGCGCTGCTGGACCGGGTGTTGGCGGAGCAGGCCGGGAAGCTGCCGGTGCTGCGCAATGCGTACGCGGTGGTGGCGCAGGCCCGGGCGTTGGAGCAGGCGCAGCGCGCGACGAGACCGTTGTTGGAGTCGTCTGACGCGGATGAGGGGCGGAGGGAGGTATGA
- a CDS encoding VTC domain-containing protein, whose translation MISFAEGQVTKLRREFKRVLEGPEAKGVCTRLSQELGGYLPPPTRIVSVYFDKEGFPLAERAVLTPDNCIKVRTKEYSPDVGAAGRERVVLEVKRERSGLTQKRRVWVPRAELSRALHGGVSLLPLIAGGSLSPVLAVTYRRHVYQVSRTWRVTVDRDIGFHEVSPELALAPTALTVERLGLPAFEDARVVVEVKHLGAELPEWLAALNPGGTTAYSKFAEGMARVHGFAADGVGAARG comes from the coding sequence ATGATCTCATTCGCTGAGGGCCAAGTGACCAAGCTGCGCCGCGAGTTCAAGCGCGTGCTGGAGGGCCCCGAGGCCAAGGGGGTGTGCACGCGGCTGTCGCAGGAGCTGGGCGGATACCTGCCACCGCCGACCCGCATCGTGTCGGTGTACTTCGACAAGGAGGGCTTTCCTCTGGCGGAGCGCGCGGTGCTCACCCCGGACAACTGCATCAAGGTGAGGACGAAGGAGTACTCGCCGGACGTGGGCGCGGCGGGCCGCGAGCGCGTGGTGTTGGAGGTGAAGCGCGAGCGCTCCGGGCTCACGCAGAAGCGGCGCGTCTGGGTGCCGCGCGCGGAGCTGAGCCGGGCGCTGCACGGGGGCGTGAGCCTGTTGCCGCTCATCGCGGGAGGAAGCCTGTCACCGGTGCTGGCGGTGACGTACCGGCGGCACGTGTATCAGGTGTCGCGGACGTGGCGAGTGACCGTGGATCGGGACATCGGCTTCCACGAGGTATCGCCGGAGCTGGCGCTCGCGCCCACGGCCTTGACGGTGGAGCGGCTGGGCCTGCCGGCGTTCGAGGACGCGCGGGTGGTGGTGGAGGTGAAGCACCTCGGGGCGGAGCTGCCCGAGTGGCTGGCGGCCCTCAATCCGGGGGGCACGACGGCGTACAGCAAGTTCGCGGAAGGCATGGCGAGGGTGCATGGCTTCGCCGCGGATGGGGTTGGGGCTGCGAGGGGATAG
- a CDS encoding ICP22 family protein, translating to MGGRGLEEKRWRRGLLVAVLLGLPAVAGAEPVPDEDAEPENVEPPRRMSEEDDSSNKDGLDGAVAQALPPGSRQGPVMGAPDEVGDPSAPVPDAAVPGAKKKPKKDTSPKAETLGEAPDEADKADDKGAPRQRIRVFGRVFAQARADERVQYARNLGIESARVGVAASLSNLDAEVSADLASKTILKDAFVRLTDDAKRLRLYAGRFKSPFLQRSQESAWLLPIQSRGLVEDYLTETNGLGGRRLGLMGEVRIKEAWGLKLSTGLFEGGKDAGGKRLSEDASARLSAQPFKFLTVGTSTYLTQVLDGTQQYATAADAEFERWGLALTAEVAAGRLALGPFRSQSVLASWTVPVGHQGWAVQPVVGAEALQLHGGIQAQGHSVTGGLNVLLADSFKAQFQAERALRPGDVAPALELSVQLATRFR from the coding sequence ATGGGCGGGAGGGGGCTGGAGGAAAAGAGGTGGCGGCGGGGACTGCTCGTCGCGGTCCTCCTCGGCCTGCCGGCGGTGGCGGGCGCGGAGCCGGTTCCGGACGAGGACGCGGAGCCGGAGAACGTGGAGCCTCCGCGACGCATGTCCGAGGAGGACGACTCCTCCAACAAGGACGGGCTGGACGGCGCGGTGGCGCAAGCGTTGCCCCCCGGTTCGCGGCAGGGGCCGGTGATGGGCGCGCCCGATGAGGTGGGCGACCCGAGCGCTCCGGTGCCGGACGCGGCGGTGCCAGGCGCGAAGAAGAAGCCGAAGAAGGACACCAGCCCCAAGGCGGAGACGCTGGGCGAGGCACCGGACGAAGCGGACAAGGCGGACGACAAGGGCGCGCCGAGGCAGCGCATCCGAGTCTTCGGCCGCGTGTTCGCGCAGGCGCGCGCCGACGAGCGCGTCCAGTACGCGCGCAACCTGGGCATCGAATCGGCGCGAGTGGGCGTGGCCGCGTCGCTGTCCAACCTGGATGCGGAGGTCAGCGCGGATCTCGCGTCCAAGACGATCCTCAAGGACGCCTTCGTGCGGCTAACGGACGACGCCAAGCGATTGCGGCTGTACGCGGGGCGCTTCAAGTCGCCCTTCCTCCAGCGGTCGCAGGAGTCGGCCTGGCTGCTGCCCATCCAGTCGCGAGGGCTGGTGGAGGACTACCTCACGGAGACGAACGGGCTGGGCGGCCGGCGGCTGGGGTTGATGGGCGAGGTGCGGATCAAGGAGGCGTGGGGCCTGAAGCTCTCCACGGGGCTCTTCGAGGGCGGCAAGGACGCCGGAGGGAAGCGGCTGAGCGAGGACGCCTCCGCGCGACTGAGCGCGCAGCCCTTCAAGTTCCTGACGGTGGGGACCAGCACGTACCTCACGCAGGTGCTGGACGGGACGCAGCAGTACGCGACGGCGGCGGACGCTGAGTTCGAGCGGTGGGGACTGGCGTTGACGGCAGAGGTGGCGGCGGGACGGCTGGCGTTGGGACCGTTCCGCTCGCAGTCGGTGCTCGCGTCCTGGACGGTGCCGGTGGGCCATCAGGGCTGGGCGGTACAACCCGTGGTGGGAGCGGAGGCACTGCAGTTGCACGGTGGAATCCAGGCACAGGGGCATTCGGTGACGGGGGGCCTCAATGTGTTGCTGGCGGACTCCTTCAAGGCGCAGTTCCAGGCCGAGCGAGCGCTCCGTCCGGGGGACGTGGCGCCCGCGCTCGAGCTGTCGGTCCAGCTCGCCACCCGCTTCCGCTGA
- a CDS encoding DUF4956 domain-containing protein yields MDGPFAALFQDVEQELSALSMGALLPRLVASALIGALLSSRPWRRVLGKPLPRVEMVQAQILLCAAAAVITAVIGNSVAKAFGLVGLGGFVRFRSGLKDPRDAAILFLVIGLGMACGHGNLVVALVGTGFVAALLLLLDLFEKKGVAAKQRLVLSAQSDDLVRAEAALRSALGERNVLVKSCALDFSARRLELEVEEAEPGTLAAALGRTEGEPLRGLRWTAVSAKGAREEMA; encoded by the coding sequence ATGGACGGTCCGTTCGCGGCGTTGTTCCAGGACGTGGAGCAGGAGCTATCGGCCCTGTCGATGGGGGCCCTCCTCCCCCGGCTGGTGGCGTCGGCGCTCATCGGGGCGCTGCTGTCGTCGCGCCCCTGGCGGCGGGTGCTGGGCAAGCCGCTGCCGAGGGTGGAGATGGTACAGGCGCAGATCCTCCTCTGCGCGGCGGCGGCGGTGATCACGGCGGTGATTGGCAACAGCGTGGCGAAGGCGTTCGGGTTGGTGGGCCTGGGCGGGTTCGTGCGGTTCCGCTCGGGGCTGAAGGACCCCCGGGACGCGGCCATCCTGTTCCTGGTGATTGGCCTGGGCATGGCGTGTGGCCACGGGAACCTGGTGGTGGCGTTGGTGGGCACGGGCTTCGTGGCGGCGCTGCTGCTGTTGCTGGACTTGTTCGAGAAGAAGGGGGTGGCGGCGAAGCAGCGGTTGGTGTTGTCCGCGCAGTCGGACGATCTGGTGCGCGCGGAGGCGGCGCTGCGCAGCGCGCTGGGGGAGCGCAACGTGCTGGTGAAGAGCTGCGCGTTGGACTTCTCCGCGAGGCGGTTGGAGTTGGAGGTGGAGGAGGCGGAGCCCGGGACCCTGGCGGCGGCGTTGGGGCGGACGGAAGGGGAGCCCTTGCGAGGGCTGCGGTGGACGGCGGTGAGCGCCAAGGGCGCGCGGGAGGAGATGGCATGA